The Neovison vison isolate M4711 chromosome 5, ASM_NN_V1, whole genome shotgun sequence genome includes a region encoding these proteins:
- the NKIRAS2 gene encoding NF-kappa-B inhibitor-interacting Ras-like protein 2: MGKSCKVVVCGQASVGKTSILEQLLYGNHVVGSEMIETQEDIYVGSIETDRGVREQVRFYDTRGLRDGAELPRHCFSCTDGYVLVYSTDSRESFQRVELLKKEIDKSKDKKEVTIVVLGNKCDLQEQRRVDPDVAQHWAKSEKVKLWEVSVADRRSLLEPFVYLASKMTQPQSKSAFPLSRKNKGSGSLDG; the protein is encoded by the exons ATGGGGAAGAGCTGCAAGGTAGTCGTGTGtggccaggcctctgtgggcaaAACTTCAATCCTGGAGCAGCTTCTGTATGGGAACCATGTAGTAG GTTCTGAGATGATTGAGACCCAGGAAGACATCTACGTGGGCTCCATTGAGACCGACCGGGGTGTGAGGGAGCAGGTGCGTTTCTACGACACCCGGGGGCTCCGAGATGGGGCTGAGCTGCCCCGGCACTGCTTCTCCTGCACTGACGGCTATGTCCTGGTCTACAGCACAGACAGCCGAGAGTCCTTTCAGCGTGTGGAGCTGCTCAAGAAGGAGATCGACAAATCCAAGGACAAGAAGGAG GTCACCATCGTGGTCCTGGGCAACAAGTGTGACCTGCAGGAGCAGCGGCGTGTCGACCCAGATGTGGCTCAGCACTGGGCCAAGTCTGAGAAGGTGAAGCTGTGGGAGGTGTCTGTGGCCGACCGCCGCTCCCTGCTTGAGCCCTTCGTCTACCTGGCCAGCAAGATGACCCAGCCCCAGAgcaagtctgcttttcccctcaGCCGCAAGAACAAGGGCAGCGGCTCCTTGGATGGCTGA
- the DNAJC7 gene encoding dnaJ homolog subfamily C member 7 isoform X1, with amino-acid sequence MAAAAECDVVMAATEPELHDDEEAKREAESFKEQGNAYYAKKDYNEAYNYYTKAIDMCPKNASYYGNRAATLMMLGKFREALGDAQQSVRLDDSFVRGHLREGKCHLSLGNAMAACRSFQRALELDHKNAQAQQEFKNANAVIEYEKIAETDFEKRDFRKVVFCMDRALEFAPACHRFKILKAECLAMLGRYPEAQSVASDILRMDSTNADALYVRGLCLYYEDCIEKAVQFFVQALRMAPDHEKACIACRNAKALKAKKEDGNKAFKEGNYKLAYELYTEALGIDPNNIKTNAKLYCNRGTVNSKLRKLDDAIEDCTSAVKLDATYIKAYLRRAQCYMDTEQYEEAVRDYEKVYQTEKTKEHKQLLKNAQLELKKSKRKDYYKILGVDKNASEDEIKKAYRKRALMHHPDRHSGASAEVQKEEEKKFKEVGEAFTILSDPKKKTRYDSGQDLDEEGMNMGDFDANNIFKAFFGGPGGFSFEASGPGNFFFQFG; translated from the exons ATGGCGGCTGCCGCGGAGTGCGATGTGGTAATGGCGGCGACCGAGCCAGAGCTGCACGACGACGAGGAAGCGAAGAG ggAAGCAGAGTCTTTCAAGGAACAAGGAAATGCATACTATGCCAAGAAAGATTACAATGAAGCTTATAACTATTATACAAAAGCCATAG ATATGTGTCCTAAAAATGCTAGCTATTATGGGAATCGAGCCGCCACTTTGATGATGCTCGGAAAGTTCCGGGAAGCTCTTGGGGATGCACAGCAGTCAGTGAGGTTGGATGACAGTTTCGTCCGG GGACATCTACGAGAGGGCAAGTGCCACCTATCTCTAGGGAATGCCATGGCGGCATGTCGTAGTTTCCAGAGAGCCCTAGAATTGGATCACAAAAACGCTCAGGCACAACAGGAG TTCAAGAATGCTAATGCAGTCATAGAATATGAGAAAATAGCAGAAACAGATTTTGAGAAGCGGGATTTTCGGAAG GTGGTTTTCTGCATGGATCGTGCCCTAGAATTTGCCCCTGCCTGCCATCGCTTCAAAATCCTCAAAGCAGAATGTTTAGCAATGCTAGGTCGTTACCCGGAAGCACAGTCTGTGGCCAG TGACATTTTACGAATGGATTCTACCAATGCGGATGCTCTGTATGTACGAGGTCTTTGCCTTTATTATGAAGATTGTATTGAGAAAGCGGTTCAGTTTTTTGTACAGGCTCTCAGGATGGCTCCTGACCATGAGAAGGCCTGCATTGCTTGCAGA AATGCCAAAGCActtaaagcaaagaaagaagatgggaataaagcatttaaagaaggaaattacAAGCTAGCCTATGAACTGTACACAGAAGCCCTGGGGATAGACcctaataatataaaaacaaatgcaaaactcTACTGTAATCGGGGCACGGTTAATTCCAAG CTTAGGAAACTAGATGATGCAATAGAAGACTGCACGAGTGCAGTGAAGCTCGATGCCACTTACATAAAAGCCTACTTGAGAAGAGCTCAGTG TTACATGGACACAGAACAGTATGAAGAAGCTGTGCGGGACTATGAAAAAGTATATCAGACGGAGAAAACAAAAG AACACAAACAGCTCCTAAAAAATGCACAGCTGGAACTGAAGAAGAGTAAGAGGAAAGATTACTACAAAATTCTGGGAGTGGACAAGAATGCCTCTGAGGACGAGATCAAGAAAGCTTACCGGAAACGGGCCTTGATGCACCATCCAG ATCGGCACAGTGGAGCCAGTGCCGAAGttcagaaggaggaggagaagaagttCAAGGAAGTTGGAGAAGCTTTTACCATCCTCTCTGATCCCAAGAAAAAGACTCGCTATGACAGCGGACAGGACCTGGATGAGGAGGGCATGAATATGGGCG ATTTTGATGCCAACAATATCTTCAAGGCATTCTTTGGCGGTCCTGGGGGCTTCAGCTTTGAAG CATCTGGTCCagggaatttcttttttcaatttggCTAA
- the DNAJC7 gene encoding dnaJ homolog subfamily C member 7 isoform X2, with protein MWKLLRGRSREAESFKEQGNAYYAKKDYNEAYNYYTKAIDMCPKNASYYGNRAATLMMLGKFREALGDAQQSVRLDDSFVRGHLREGKCHLSLGNAMAACRSFQRALELDHKNAQAQQEFKNANAVIEYEKIAETDFEKRDFRKVVFCMDRALEFAPACHRFKILKAECLAMLGRYPEAQSVASDILRMDSTNADALYVRGLCLYYEDCIEKAVQFFVQALRMAPDHEKACIACRNAKALKAKKEDGNKAFKEGNYKLAYELYTEALGIDPNNIKTNAKLYCNRGTVNSKLRKLDDAIEDCTSAVKLDATYIKAYLRRAQCYMDTEQYEEAVRDYEKVYQTEKTKEHKQLLKNAQLELKKSKRKDYYKILGVDKNASEDEIKKAYRKRALMHHPDRHSGASAEVQKEEEKKFKEVGEAFTILSDPKKKTRYDSGQDLDEEGMNMGDFDANNIFKAFFGGPGGFSFEASGPGNFFFQFG; from the exons atgtggaagtTACTTAGAGGTCGTTCCAG ggAAGCAGAGTCTTTCAAGGAACAAGGAAATGCATACTATGCCAAGAAAGATTACAATGAAGCTTATAACTATTATACAAAAGCCATAG ATATGTGTCCTAAAAATGCTAGCTATTATGGGAATCGAGCCGCCACTTTGATGATGCTCGGAAAGTTCCGGGAAGCTCTTGGGGATGCACAGCAGTCAGTGAGGTTGGATGACAGTTTCGTCCGG GGACATCTACGAGAGGGCAAGTGCCACCTATCTCTAGGGAATGCCATGGCGGCATGTCGTAGTTTCCAGAGAGCCCTAGAATTGGATCACAAAAACGCTCAGGCACAACAGGAG TTCAAGAATGCTAATGCAGTCATAGAATATGAGAAAATAGCAGAAACAGATTTTGAGAAGCGGGATTTTCGGAAG GTGGTTTTCTGCATGGATCGTGCCCTAGAATTTGCCCCTGCCTGCCATCGCTTCAAAATCCTCAAAGCAGAATGTTTAGCAATGCTAGGTCGTTACCCGGAAGCACAGTCTGTGGCCAG TGACATTTTACGAATGGATTCTACCAATGCGGATGCTCTGTATGTACGAGGTCTTTGCCTTTATTATGAAGATTGTATTGAGAAAGCGGTTCAGTTTTTTGTACAGGCTCTCAGGATGGCTCCTGACCATGAGAAGGCCTGCATTGCTTGCAGA AATGCCAAAGCActtaaagcaaagaaagaagatgggaataaagcatttaaagaaggaaattacAAGCTAGCCTATGAACTGTACACAGAAGCCCTGGGGATAGACcctaataatataaaaacaaatgcaaaactcTACTGTAATCGGGGCACGGTTAATTCCAAG CTTAGGAAACTAGATGATGCAATAGAAGACTGCACGAGTGCAGTGAAGCTCGATGCCACTTACATAAAAGCCTACTTGAGAAGAGCTCAGTG TTACATGGACACAGAACAGTATGAAGAAGCTGTGCGGGACTATGAAAAAGTATATCAGACGGAGAAAACAAAAG AACACAAACAGCTCCTAAAAAATGCACAGCTGGAACTGAAGAAGAGTAAGAGGAAAGATTACTACAAAATTCTGGGAGTGGACAAGAATGCCTCTGAGGACGAGATCAAGAAAGCTTACCGGAAACGGGCCTTGATGCACCATCCAG ATCGGCACAGTGGAGCCAGTGCCGAAGttcagaaggaggaggagaagaagttCAAGGAAGTTGGAGAAGCTTTTACCATCCTCTCTGATCCCAAGAAAAAGACTCGCTATGACAGCGGACAGGACCTGGATGAGGAGGGCATGAATATGGGCG ATTTTGATGCCAACAATATCTTCAAGGCATTCTTTGGCGGTCCTGGGGGCTTCAGCTTTGAAG CATCTGGTCCagggaatttcttttttcaatttggCTAA
- the DNAJC7 gene encoding dnaJ homolog subfamily C member 7 isoform X3, with product MCPKNASYYGNRAATLMMLGKFREALGDAQQSVRLDDSFVRGHLREGKCHLSLGNAMAACRSFQRALELDHKNAQAQQEFKNANAVIEYEKIAETDFEKRDFRKVVFCMDRALEFAPACHRFKILKAECLAMLGRYPEAQSVASDILRMDSTNADALYVRGLCLYYEDCIEKAVQFFVQALRMAPDHEKACIACRNAKALKAKKEDGNKAFKEGNYKLAYELYTEALGIDPNNIKTNAKLYCNRGTVNSKLRKLDDAIEDCTSAVKLDATYIKAYLRRAQCYMDTEQYEEAVRDYEKVYQTEKTKEHKQLLKNAQLELKKSKRKDYYKILGVDKNASEDEIKKAYRKRALMHHPDRHSGASAEVQKEEEKKFKEVGEAFTILSDPKKKTRYDSGQDLDEEGMNMGDFDANNIFKAFFGGPGGFSFEASGPGNFFFQFG from the exons ATGTGTCCTAAAAATGCTAGCTATTATGGGAATCGAGCCGCCACTTTGATGATGCTCGGAAAGTTCCGGGAAGCTCTTGGGGATGCACAGCAGTCAGTGAGGTTGGATGACAGTTTCGTCCGG GGACATCTACGAGAGGGCAAGTGCCACCTATCTCTAGGGAATGCCATGGCGGCATGTCGTAGTTTCCAGAGAGCCCTAGAATTGGATCACAAAAACGCTCAGGCACAACAGGAG TTCAAGAATGCTAATGCAGTCATAGAATATGAGAAAATAGCAGAAACAGATTTTGAGAAGCGGGATTTTCGGAAG GTGGTTTTCTGCATGGATCGTGCCCTAGAATTTGCCCCTGCCTGCCATCGCTTCAAAATCCTCAAAGCAGAATGTTTAGCAATGCTAGGTCGTTACCCGGAAGCACAGTCTGTGGCCAG TGACATTTTACGAATGGATTCTACCAATGCGGATGCTCTGTATGTACGAGGTCTTTGCCTTTATTATGAAGATTGTATTGAGAAAGCGGTTCAGTTTTTTGTACAGGCTCTCAGGATGGCTCCTGACCATGAGAAGGCCTGCATTGCTTGCAGA AATGCCAAAGCActtaaagcaaagaaagaagatgggaataaagcatttaaagaaggaaattacAAGCTAGCCTATGAACTGTACACAGAAGCCCTGGGGATAGACcctaataatataaaaacaaatgcaaaactcTACTGTAATCGGGGCACGGTTAATTCCAAG CTTAGGAAACTAGATGATGCAATAGAAGACTGCACGAGTGCAGTGAAGCTCGATGCCACTTACATAAAAGCCTACTTGAGAAGAGCTCAGTG TTACATGGACACAGAACAGTATGAAGAAGCTGTGCGGGACTATGAAAAAGTATATCAGACGGAGAAAACAAAAG AACACAAACAGCTCCTAAAAAATGCACAGCTGGAACTGAAGAAGAGTAAGAGGAAAGATTACTACAAAATTCTGGGAGTGGACAAGAATGCCTCTGAGGACGAGATCAAGAAAGCTTACCGGAAACGGGCCTTGATGCACCATCCAG ATCGGCACAGTGGAGCCAGTGCCGAAGttcagaaggaggaggagaagaagttCAAGGAAGTTGGAGAAGCTTTTACCATCCTCTCTGATCCCAAGAAAAAGACTCGCTATGACAGCGGACAGGACCTGGATGAGGAGGGCATGAATATGGGCG ATTTTGATGCCAACAATATCTTCAAGGCATTCTTTGGCGGTCCTGGGGGCTTCAGCTTTGAAG CATCTGGTCCagggaatttcttttttcaatttggCTAA
- the LOC122906209 gene encoding 2',3'-cyclic-nucleotide 3'-phosphodiesterase isoform X1, whose protein sequence is MLSSGFLGRGVQPENRSFSRKSHTFLPKIFFRKMSSSGAKDKPELQFPFLQDEETVATLLECKTLFILRGLPGSGKSTLARAIVDRYRDGTKMVSADAYKITPGGRGDFSEEYKRLDEDLAAYCRRDVRVLVLDDTNHERERLEQLFDLADQYQYQVVLVEPKTAWRLDCAQLKEKNQWQLSADELKKLKPGLEKDFLPLYFGWFLTKKSSESLRKAGQAFLEELGNHKAFKKELRHFVSGDEPREKIELLTYFGKRPPGVLHCTTKFCDYGKAAGADEYAQQDVVRKSYCKAFTLTITALFVTPKTTGARVELSEQELPLWPNDVDKLSPSDSLPRGSRAHITLGCAGDVEPVQTGIDLLEIVRQEKGGSRGEEVGELSRGKLCSLGNGRWLLSLAKKLEVRAIFTGYYGKGKPVPTHGSRKGGALQSCTII, encoded by the exons ATGTTGAGCTCTGGCTTTCTGGGCCGTGGGGTGCAGCCTGAG AATAGAAGCTTCTCCCGAAAGAGCCACACGTTCCTGCCCAAGATCTTCTTCCGGAAAATGTCGTCGTCAGGGGCCAAGGACAAGCCGGAGCTGCAATTTCCCTTCCTGCAGGATGAGGAGACCGTGGCCACGCTGCTGGAGTGCAAGACCCTCTTCATCCTGCGGGGCCTGCCAGGGAGCGGCAAGTCCACCCTGGCGCGGGCCATCGTGGACAGGTATCGGGACGGCACCAAGATGGTGTCCGCCGACGCCTACAAGATCACCCCCGGCGGCCGAGGCGACTTCTCGGAGGAGTACAAGCGGCTGGACGAGGACCTGGCTGCCTACTGCCGCCGCGATGTGCGCGTCCTGGTGCTGGACGACACCAACCACGAGCGCGAGCGGCTGGAGCAGCTCTTTGACTTAGCCGACCAGTACCAGTACCAGGTGGTGCTGGTGGAGCCCAAGACGGCGTGGCGTCTGGACTGCGCGCAGCTCAAGGAGAAGAACCAGTGGCAGCTGTCGGCCGACGAGCTGAAGAAGCTGAAGCCCGGGCTGGAGAAGGACTTCCTGCCGCTCTACTTCGGCTGGTTCCTGACCAAGAAGAGCTCTGAGAGCCTCCGCAAGGCCGGCCAGGCCTTCCTGGAGGAGCTGGGCAACCACAAGGCCTTCAAGAAGGAGCTGCGACACT TTGTTTCTGGGGATGAGCCCAGGGAGAAGATCGAACTGCTCACCTACTTTGGGAAGAGACCCCCCGGCGTGCTGCACTGCACAACCAAGTTCTGTGACTACGGAAAGGCTGCAGGGGCAGACGAGTACGCCCAGCAGGAT GTGGTGAGGAAGTCATACTGCAAGGCCTTCACGCTGACCATCACTGCCCTCTTCGTGACACCCAAGACTACTGGAGCCCGGGTGGAGCTGAGCGAGCAGGAGCTGCCATTGTGGCCAAATGACGTGGACAAGCTGTCCCCCTCTGACAGCCTGCCCCGGGGGAGCCGGGCTCACATCACCCTCGGCTGCGCGGGTGACGTGGAGCCCGTGCAGACGGGCATTGACCTCCTGGAGATTGTGCGGCAGGAGAAGGGGGGCAGCCGAGGCGAGGAGGTGGGTGAGCTAAGCCGGGGCAAACTCTGCTCCTTGGGCAATGGGCGCTGGCTGCTGAGCCTGGCCAAGAAGCTGGAGGTCAGGGCCATCTTCACGGGATACTATGGGAAGGGCAAACCCGTGCCCACGCACGGCAGCCGCAAGGGGGGCGCCTTGCAGTCCTGCACCATCATCTGA
- the LOC122906209 gene encoding 2',3'-cyclic-nucleotide 3'-phosphodiesterase isoform X2, translating into MNRSFSRKSHTFLPKIFFRKMSSSGAKDKPELQFPFLQDEETVATLLECKTLFILRGLPGSGKSTLARAIVDRYRDGTKMVSADAYKITPGGRGDFSEEYKRLDEDLAAYCRRDVRVLVLDDTNHERERLEQLFDLADQYQYQVVLVEPKTAWRLDCAQLKEKNQWQLSADELKKLKPGLEKDFLPLYFGWFLTKKSSESLRKAGQAFLEELGNHKAFKKELRHFVSGDEPREKIELLTYFGKRPPGVLHCTTKFCDYGKAAGADEYAQQDVVRKSYCKAFTLTITALFVTPKTTGARVELSEQELPLWPNDVDKLSPSDSLPRGSRAHITLGCAGDVEPVQTGIDLLEIVRQEKGGSRGEEVGELSRGKLCSLGNGRWLLSLAKKLEVRAIFTGYYGKGKPVPTHGSRKGGALQSCTII; encoded by the exons ATG AATAGAAGCTTCTCCCGAAAGAGCCACACGTTCCTGCCCAAGATCTTCTTCCGGAAAATGTCGTCGTCAGGGGCCAAGGACAAGCCGGAGCTGCAATTTCCCTTCCTGCAGGATGAGGAGACCGTGGCCACGCTGCTGGAGTGCAAGACCCTCTTCATCCTGCGGGGCCTGCCAGGGAGCGGCAAGTCCACCCTGGCGCGGGCCATCGTGGACAGGTATCGGGACGGCACCAAGATGGTGTCCGCCGACGCCTACAAGATCACCCCCGGCGGCCGAGGCGACTTCTCGGAGGAGTACAAGCGGCTGGACGAGGACCTGGCTGCCTACTGCCGCCGCGATGTGCGCGTCCTGGTGCTGGACGACACCAACCACGAGCGCGAGCGGCTGGAGCAGCTCTTTGACTTAGCCGACCAGTACCAGTACCAGGTGGTGCTGGTGGAGCCCAAGACGGCGTGGCGTCTGGACTGCGCGCAGCTCAAGGAGAAGAACCAGTGGCAGCTGTCGGCCGACGAGCTGAAGAAGCTGAAGCCCGGGCTGGAGAAGGACTTCCTGCCGCTCTACTTCGGCTGGTTCCTGACCAAGAAGAGCTCTGAGAGCCTCCGCAAGGCCGGCCAGGCCTTCCTGGAGGAGCTGGGCAACCACAAGGCCTTCAAGAAGGAGCTGCGACACT TTGTTTCTGGGGATGAGCCCAGGGAGAAGATCGAACTGCTCACCTACTTTGGGAAGAGACCCCCCGGCGTGCTGCACTGCACAACCAAGTTCTGTGACTACGGAAAGGCTGCAGGGGCAGACGAGTACGCCCAGCAGGAT GTGGTGAGGAAGTCATACTGCAAGGCCTTCACGCTGACCATCACTGCCCTCTTCGTGACACCCAAGACTACTGGAGCCCGGGTGGAGCTGAGCGAGCAGGAGCTGCCATTGTGGCCAAATGACGTGGACAAGCTGTCCCCCTCTGACAGCCTGCCCCGGGGGAGCCGGGCTCACATCACCCTCGGCTGCGCGGGTGACGTGGAGCCCGTGCAGACGGGCATTGACCTCCTGGAGATTGTGCGGCAGGAGAAGGGGGGCAGCCGAGGCGAGGAGGTGGGTGAGCTAAGCCGGGGCAAACTCTGCTCCTTGGGCAATGGGCGCTGGCTGCTGAGCCTGGCCAAGAAGCTGGAGGTCAGGGCCATCTTCACGGGATACTATGGGAAGGGCAAACCCGTGCCCACGCACGGCAGCCGCAAGGGGGGCGCCTTGCAGTCCTGCACCATCATCTGA
- the LOC122906209 gene encoding 2',3'-cyclic-nucleotide 3'-phosphodiesterase isoform X3, with protein MSSSGAKDKPELQFPFLQDEETVATLLECKTLFILRGLPGSGKSTLARAIVDRYRDGTKMVSADAYKITPGGRGDFSEEYKRLDEDLAAYCRRDVRVLVLDDTNHERERLEQLFDLADQYQYQVVLVEPKTAWRLDCAQLKEKNQWQLSADELKKLKPGLEKDFLPLYFGWFLTKKSSESLRKAGQAFLEELGNHKAFKKELRHFVSGDEPREKIELLTYFGKRPPGVLHCTTKFCDYGKAAGADEYAQQDVVRKSYCKAFTLTITALFVTPKTTGARVELSEQELPLWPNDVDKLSPSDSLPRGSRAHITLGCAGDVEPVQTGIDLLEIVRQEKGGSRGEEVGELSRGKLCSLGNGRWLLSLAKKLEVRAIFTGYYGKGKPVPTHGSRKGGALQSCTII; from the exons ATGTCGTCGTCAGGGGCCAAGGACAAGCCGGAGCTGCAATTTCCCTTCCTGCAGGATGAGGAGACCGTGGCCACGCTGCTGGAGTGCAAGACCCTCTTCATCCTGCGGGGCCTGCCAGGGAGCGGCAAGTCCACCCTGGCGCGGGCCATCGTGGACAGGTATCGGGACGGCACCAAGATGGTGTCCGCCGACGCCTACAAGATCACCCCCGGCGGCCGAGGCGACTTCTCGGAGGAGTACAAGCGGCTGGACGAGGACCTGGCTGCCTACTGCCGCCGCGATGTGCGCGTCCTGGTGCTGGACGACACCAACCACGAGCGCGAGCGGCTGGAGCAGCTCTTTGACTTAGCCGACCAGTACCAGTACCAGGTGGTGCTGGTGGAGCCCAAGACGGCGTGGCGTCTGGACTGCGCGCAGCTCAAGGAGAAGAACCAGTGGCAGCTGTCGGCCGACGAGCTGAAGAAGCTGAAGCCCGGGCTGGAGAAGGACTTCCTGCCGCTCTACTTCGGCTGGTTCCTGACCAAGAAGAGCTCTGAGAGCCTCCGCAAGGCCGGCCAGGCCTTCCTGGAGGAGCTGGGCAACCACAAGGCCTTCAAGAAGGAGCTGCGACACT TTGTTTCTGGGGATGAGCCCAGGGAGAAGATCGAACTGCTCACCTACTTTGGGAAGAGACCCCCCGGCGTGCTGCACTGCACAACCAAGTTCTGTGACTACGGAAAGGCTGCAGGGGCAGACGAGTACGCCCAGCAGGAT GTGGTGAGGAAGTCATACTGCAAGGCCTTCACGCTGACCATCACTGCCCTCTTCGTGACACCCAAGACTACTGGAGCCCGGGTGGAGCTGAGCGAGCAGGAGCTGCCATTGTGGCCAAATGACGTGGACAAGCTGTCCCCCTCTGACAGCCTGCCCCGGGGGAGCCGGGCTCACATCACCCTCGGCTGCGCGGGTGACGTGGAGCCCGTGCAGACGGGCATTGACCTCCTGGAGATTGTGCGGCAGGAGAAGGGGGGCAGCCGAGGCGAGGAGGTGGGTGAGCTAAGCCGGGGCAAACTCTGCTCCTTGGGCAATGGGCGCTGGCTGCTGAGCCTGGCCAAGAAGCTGGAGGTCAGGGCCATCTTCACGGGATACTATGGGAAGGGCAAACCCGTGCCCACGCACGGCAGCCGCAAGGGGGGCGCCTTGCAGTCCTGCACCATCATCTGA